Proteins encoded within one genomic window of Drosophila willistoni isolate 14030-0811.24 chromosome XL unlocalized genomic scaffold, UCI_dwil_1.1 Seg141, whole genome shotgun sequence:
- the LOC6641195 gene encoding cell cycle negative regulator roughex: MSEHSKSVTTAPDVASRIIILKDEESTPSSIIQRFIQSVNDGTVRTELAEDCILNFFGRHITGIDSVTGYMRTQLMDRFRHAGFSEAQPCDPADEVILRERFARTFDRTRRRLHQQKERVRATTLHLLAESDDDEEVGRGSTQVPSHLVTPPRPSTHNTELLTYIQAKGMLDPIHDSDDGGIDLGDSRQVQLTLGYRREHSDEIYLALYEKFRQLRQKSTLAPPTPRAIQWRRHGADTEEQATIPEPRSVRRTLFASGSDDLEAGDGKVLVSPQVVKLEKPTAATCSPSRSLLTPRKRHHRNQTDVEPKRPAGLRFYV, encoded by the exons ATGAGTGAACACAGCAAAAGCGTGACAACAGCACCGGATG TTGCATCAAGGATAATTATACTAAAGGATGAGGAGTCTACACCTAGCAGCATTATTCAACGATTTATTCAAAGCGTGAACGATGGCACTGTGCGTACCGAACTGGCGGAGGATTGCATACTCAATTTTTTTGGGCGCCACATTACAGGCATAGATTCAGTGACGGGTTATATGAGGACGCAGTTAATGGATCGATTCAGACATGCTGGCTTCAGTGAAGCTCAACCTTGTGATCCTGCCGATGAGGTGATACTTAGGGAGCGTTTTGCCCGCACTTTTGATCGAACGCGTCGTCGCCTGCACCAGCAGAAGGAGCGCGTGCGCGCCACCACATTGCATCTGCTCGCAGAGAGTGATGACGACGAGGAGGTGGGTCGTGGATCGACCCAAGTGCCCAGTCATTTGGTTACACCGCCACGTCCGTCGACGCATAATACGGAACTTTTGACATATATTCAAGCCAAAGGAATGCTAGACCCCATACATGACTCAGATGATGGTGGCATTGATTTGGGTGATTCTCGCCAAGTGCAGCTAACACTGGGTTATCGTAGGGAACACAGTGACGAGATCTATCTCGCTCTATATGAAAAGTTCAGACAACTCAGGCAAAAGTCTACATTGGCACCACCCACACCACGGGCTATTCAGTGGCGCCGCCATGGGGCGGACACCGAGGAACAGGCAACAATACCAGAACCACGTAGTGTACGCCGAACGCTTTTTGCAAGTGGATCAGATGATTTGGAAGCCGGTGATGGTAAAGTCCTTGTAAGCCCGCAGGTCGTCAAGCTGGAAAAGCCAACGGCTGCAACTTGTAGTCCATCTCGTTCATTGCTGACTCCTCGCAAGCGTCATCATCGCAATCAGACGGATGTAGAACCCAAACGTCCAGCCGGACTCCGCTTCTATGTTTAA
- the LOC26529663 gene encoding protein SREK1IP1, with translation MNFSLANANKDTLRAACKKCGYAGHLTYQCRNFLKVDPNKEILLDVESTSSDSELDYLTPLTELRAEELKSGEAAPPPPSQTTTAAAAATTKAAAAAAAKQDKKRSSTKAATKQSKSAHHHHKKRKKKPSKKKHKKSDESSKKTKSKKSSTSKKSKRRRASSPSSSSSSTSSTDSSSSSTSSSDSDSSSSSSDSSDNEESSTSESDEYGRKKKRQGKYKRKADTAMLRRKKTKVKRKRHRAGGSTGGPPAGSYLSSLSDSSTY, from the exons ATGAACTTTTCGTTAGCCAATGCCAACAAGGATACATTGCGGGCAGCATGCAAAAAATGCGGCTACGCAGGTCACCTGACCTATCAGTGCCGGAATTTTCTCAAg GTGGATCCGAACAAGGAAATATTGCTGGATGTAGAAAGCACTAGTTCTGACTCGGAATTGGATTACTTGACGCCACTGACAGAGTTGCGGGCCGAAGAACTAAAGAGCGGCGAGGCGGCGCCCCCGCCACCTTcgcaaacaacaacagctgcaGCGGCGGCAACAACCaaagcggcagcagcagcagcagctaaacAAGATAAGAAACGGAGCAGCACAAAGGCTGCCACGAAGCAATCGAAATCAGCGCATCATCATCACAAGAAGCGCAAGAAAAAGCCAAGCAAGAAGAAGCATAAAAAAAGCGATGAATCGAGCAAGAAAACCAAATCCAAGAAGAGCAGCACCAGCAAGAAATCAAAGCGTCGTCGCGCTTCCAGCcctagcagcagcagcagcagcacatcTTCGACAGACTCGTCTTCATCTTCCACCTCCTCATCTGACTCGGACTCGTCGTCGTCTTCCTCCGATTCCAGTGACAATGAGGAGTCCAGCACAAGTGAATCCGATGAATATGGACGTAAAAAGAAGCGTCAGGGTAAATATAAACGTAAAGCGGATACGGCAATGTTGCGACGCAAGAAAACTAAAGTGAAGCGTAAGCGTCATCGTGCCGGAGGCTCTACTGGTGGCCCACCAGCCGGCAGCTACCTGAGCAGCCTCAGTGACAGCAGCACCTactaa
- the LOC6641196 gene encoding uncharacterized protein LOC6641196 produces the protein MKGTGYNKQRFQTGVGQKPSESIIASFPGRTMEFGGDNYEDFFDKLRSHTGGPRNLRQIFDDDEMPLQYESNSLRYQPQKSGQHQQSKHQTEKKPKSSSQNEKRQHSTAPATTASASKGDGRWTSIVAKVVNGYNGTDKIGRVGVALMINESEPSEYKLIIYKSKTLVLSTLLLKPNTKSPNVILKESYIQFYDDEQRFWSIRFESLADEQEFIRTIVKHSLPLEQVPSNVSNSSANAISNNTAASRTKHNPTSTTEKLEKLASSVPQPQPRPRQPKRLTVPHAESEEEVEDIIVTPVPQAIASTEYKTTTTTTTALALATKPQDEISNHMHPNATADKLDIYLVEQRATGHVMEKKIDSILQVMSRLTTANGHGGVAGSSSSFAGGAGDAFANASSLTANDKEDELLELEQKLLNFKKENRALMKTLQAKEQALNELRSSTCALCEELLAQNRELKQQNTSLLAGMTQLRNQQVSPPSPSPCQQCDQSAEKIALLERRILAMQNQISKQSEGAPY, from the exons ATGAAAGGAACCGGGTAtaataa ACAGAGATTTCAAACGGGAGTTGGACAGAAGCCAAGCGAAAGTATTATCGCCTCATTTCCCGGTAGGACCATGGAATTCGGTGGCGATAATTATGAGGATTTCTTTGATAAGCTGCGCAG CCACACGGGAGGACCCCGTAATCTGCGACAGATATTCGACGATGATGAGATGCCATTGCAGTATGAATCCAACAGTTTGCGTTACCAGCCCCAAAAGTCCGGCCAGCATCAGCAGTCAAAGCACCAAACGGAAAAGAAACCCAAATCATCCTCGCAGAATGAAAAGCGTCAACACTCCACGGCACCAGCGACGACGGCATCGGCCAGTAAAGGAGATGGACGATGGACGTCCATAGTGGCCAAGGTGGTCAATGGATATAATGGTACGGATAAAATAGGTCGCGTGGGTGTCGCCTTGATGATAAATGAATCGGAGCCATCGGAGTATAAACTTATTATATACAAAAGCAAGACACTGGTCCTGAGTACCTTGCTCCTTAAGCCCAACACAAAGAGCCCAAATGTAATCCTGAAAGAGTCCTATATACAATTTTATGACGACGAACAACGTTTTTGGAGCATACGTTTCGAGTCACTGGCGGATGAGCAAGAGTTTATCAGGACTATTGTGAAGCATAGTCTACCTTTAGAACAGGTACCCAGCAATGTCTCCAACTCTTCCGCCAATGCCATCAGCAATAACACTGCCGCCTCTCGGACGAAACATAATCCCACGTCCACAACGGAAAAGCTAGAGAAGCTAGCCTCCTCGGTTCCACAGCCTCAACCACGTCCACGTCAGCCCAAACGTTTGACAGTCCCCCACGCTGAAAGTGAGGAGGAAGTGGAAGATATAATAGTGACGCCAGTTCCTCAAGCAATAGCCAGTACAGAGTACAAAACCAccacaacgacaacaacagctTTGGCTCTAGCCACAAAGCCACAAGATGAGATCTCCAACCACATGCATCCTAATGCCACTGCAGACAAGCTGGATATCTATTTGGTTGAGCAGCGGGCCACAGGTCATGTGATGGAGAAAAAGATCGATTCCATACTTCAGGTCATGTCACGACTAACCACGGCTAATGGCCATGGTGGAGTTGCCGGCAGCAGTAGCAGCTTTGCCGGAGGAGCTGGCGATGCATTTGCCAATGCTTCATCATTGACCGCCAACGACAAGGAAGATGAGTTGCTGGAACTGGAGCAAAAGctattgaatttcaaaaaggagAATCGGGCATTGATGAAAACACTCCAAGCCAAAGAGCAGGCACTCAATGAGTTACGCTCCTCCACGTGTGCCCTATGTGAAGAGTTGTTGGCCCAGAATAGGGAActgaaacaacaaaacacatcCCTATTGGCCGGAATGACTCAATTGCGCAATCAGCAGGTCTCCCCCCCATCCCCGTCCCCCTGTCAGCAATGTGATCAATCAGCTGAAAAAATTGCATTGCTCGAGCGTCGCATTTTGGCCATGCAAAATCAGATCAGCAAACAATCCGAAGGAGCTCCTTACTAG
- the LOC6641198 gene encoding 60S ribosomal protein L7a, whose protein sequence is MVVKKPRPKKKPVTKKVAPAPLAVKKPVVKKVVNQLFEKRPKNFGIGQNVQPKRDLSRFVRWPKYIRVQRQKAVLQKRLKVPPPIHQFSQTLDKTTAVKLFKLLEKYRPESSLAKKQRLKKIAEAKAKGKEVEPKKKPSYLSAGTNTVTKLIEQKKAQLVVIAHDVDPLELVLFLPALCRKMGVPYCIVKGKARLGRLVRRKTCTTLALTSLDNNDKGNFGKVLEAVKTNFNERHEEIRRHWGGGILGSKSLARIAKLERAKARELAQKQG, encoded by the exons ATGGTGGTTAAGAAG CCCAGGCCAAAGAAGAAGCCAGTGACCAAGAAGGTGGCCCCAGCACCTTTGGCCGTTAAGAAGCCAGTGGTGAAGAAAGTTGTCAACCAGCTCTTCGAGAAGCGTCCCAAGAACTTCGGCATTG GCCAGAATGTTCAGCCCAAGCGTGATTTGTCTCGCTTTGTGCGTTGGCCCAAATACATCCGTGTCCAGCGTCAAAAGGCCGTGCTCCAGAAGCGTCTGAAGGTCCCACCACCAATCCATCAGTTCAGCCAGACTTTGGATAAGACCACCGCTGTGAAGCTATTCAAGCTCCTGGAAAAATACCGCCCAGAGTCATCGTTGGCCAAGAAGCAGCGCTTGAAGAAGATTGCCGAGGCCAAGGCCAAGGGCAAGGAAGTGGAACCCAAGAAGAAGCCCAGCTATCTGTCGGCCGGCACCAACACTGTGACCAAGCTGATTGAGCAGAAAAAGGCCCAATTGGTTGTCATTGCTCACGATGTCGATCCTCTAGAG CTTGTGCTCTTCCTGCCCGCCTTGTGCCGTAAAATGGGCGTGCCCTACTGCATAGTCAAGGGCAAGGCTCGTTTGGGTCGTCTGGTTCGCCGCAAGACCTGCACCACCTTGGCCCTGACCAGTTTGGACAACAACGATAAGGGTAACTTCGGCAAGGTCCTCGAAGCCGTCAAGACCAACTTCAATGAGCGCCACGAAGAAATCCGTCGTCACTGGGGCGGTGGTATCCTTGGCTCCAAGAGTTTGGCTCGCATTGCCAAGCTGGAGCGCGCCAAGGCTCGTGAGCTGGCCCAGAAGCAGGGTTAA
- the LOC6641199 gene encoding protein deltex, which translates to MSMASNANGHGLGPGGGGAGQIQSAAVAAAPPPPPNHNHTHAVCVWEFELRGGKWLPYSPAVSQHLERAHAKKLTRVMLSDADPRLEQYYVNVRTMTQESEVDQTETIGVRRMFYAPSSPAGKGTKWEWSGVGVGVVGGSTECDWRSYNMHVQCIIEDAWARGEQTLDLCHTNLGLPYTINFCNLTQLRQPSGPIRSIRRTQQAPYPLVKLTPQQAVHMTSNYNSLPKLGDSGSNKSTLHRLPMHRQQHPLPLSHPPPQHQQQQQQQQHQQQHPHPHQHQKKPQKKHSEISTTNLRQILNNLNIFGGSSSKHLTTTTASSASSSSSAASHHHHQHQHPHQHPHGHGHGHPLHQMGNFSHAKNSMLTSSMNSHHSRCSEGSLQSQRSSRLGSTHSHSHRSRSRTRASDTDTNSMKSHRRRPSVDTVSTYLSHESKESLRSRNFAISVNDLLDCSLGSDEVFVPSLPPSSLGERAPVPPPLPHHPHHHHQQQQQQQQQQQQQQQQQQQQLQLQQQSIAGSIVGVDPASDMISRFVKVVEPPLWPNAQPCPMCMEELVHSVQNPAISLSRCQHLMHLQCLNGMIIAQQNELNKNLFIECPVCGIVYGEKVGNQPIGSMSWSIISKNLPGHEGQNTIQIVYDIASGLQTAEHPHPGRAFFAVGFPRICYLPDCPLGRKVLRFLKIAFDRRLLFSIGRSVTTGREDVVIWNSVDHKTQFNMFPDPTYLQRTMQQLVHLGVTD; encoded by the exons ATGTCCATGGCCAGCAATGCAAATGGCCATGGCCTGGGTCCTGGCGGGGGTGGTGCTGGACAGATCCAGAGTGCTGCAGTGGCTGCTGCCCCTCCCCCACCGCCCAATCACAATCACACGCATGCCGTATGCGTCTGGGAGTTTGAATTGCGCGGCGGCAAATGGCTACCCTATTCACCCGCTGTCTCTCAGCACTTGGAGCGTGCGCATGCCAAGAAACTCACCCGTGTTATGCTAAGTGATGCCGATCCTAGATTGGAGCAATATTATGTGAATGTACGTACCATGACCCAAGAATCGGAAGTGGATCAAACGGAGACGATAGGTGTAAGACGGATGTTCTATGCCCCGAGCTCGCCGGCGGGCAAGGGCACCAAATGGGAGTGGTCAGGTGTTGGTGTAGGAGTCGTTGGTGGGAGTACGGAATGCGATTGGCGTTCATATAACATGCACGTGCAATGCATCATAGAGGATGCTTGGGCCAGG GGCGAACAAACCTTGGATCTCTGCCATACTAACCTGGGTCTGCCCTATACCATTAACTTTTGTAATCTCACACAATTACGTCAACCGAGTGGTCCCATTAGAAGCATACGACGCACCCAACAAGCTCCGTATCCGTTGGTTAAGCTCACACCTCAGCAAGCTGTACACATGACCAGCAATTATAATAGTTTACCCAAGCTGGGGGACAGTGGCAGCAATAAATCTACGCTTCATCGTTTGCCAATGCATCGGCAACAGCATCCATTGCCATTGAGTCATCCTCCTCCccaacaccagcagcagcagcagcagcagcaacaccaacaacagcatcCCCATCCCCATCAGCACCAAAAGAAACCGCAAAAGAAGCATAGCGAAATATCTACTACAAATCTTCGTCAGATACTCAacaatttgaatatatttggTGGAAGTAGCAGTAAACATTTAACCACTACCACAGCCAGTTCTGCCTCTTCCTCGTCATCGGCTGCTtcgcatcatcatcatcagcatcaacatcCACATCAACATCCCCATGGCCATGGCCATGGTCATCCTCTTCATCAAATGGGAAACTTCTCGCATGCCAAAAACTCGATGTTGACCTCATCGATGAATAGCCATCACAGCCGCTGCTCGGAGGGATCATTACAATCACAAAGAAGCAGCCGTTTGGGCTCCACTCATTCCCATTCTCATCGTTCGAGATCACGAACGCGTGCCTCGGATACGGATACCAATAGCATGAAGTCGCATCGTCGTCGTCCCAGTGTTGATACCGTATCCACTTACCTCAGCCACGAGAGCAAAGAAAGTCTACGTAGCCGAAATTTCGCCATCTCTGTGAATGATCTACTCGATTGCTCTTTGGGTAGTGATGAGGTTTTTGTGCCATCGTTGCCGCCCTCATCACTGGGCGAGCGTGCTCCAGTGCCACCGCCGTTGCCCCATCatccacatcatcatcatcagcagcagcaacagcagcagcagcagcagcagcaacaacaacagcagcagcagcaacaactacaactccaACAACAATCAATCGCTGGCTCGATTGTGGGTGTGGATCCCGCCAGCGATATGATATCGCGCTTTGTCAAAGTCGTTGAACCACCACTCTGGCCAAACGCCCAGCCATGTCCCATGTGCATGGAGGAGCTGGTCCATTCAGTACAAAATCCTGCCATCTCATTGAGTCGCTGTCAGCATTTGATGCATTTGCAATGCCTCAATGGAATGATAATAGCCCAGCAAAATGAATTGAATAAG AATCTATTCATCGAGTGCCCCGTCTGTGGCATTGTCTATGGCGAAAAGGTGGGGAATCAGCCAATTGGCAGCATGTCCTGGAGCATAATTAGCAAAAATCTTCCCGGTCATGAGGGACAGAATACCATACAAATAGTTTATGA CATTGCATCTGGACTACAAACCGCCGAACATCCTCATCCGGGTCGTGCTTTCTTTGCTGTTGGCTTTCCACGCATTTGTTATTTACCTGATTGCCCATTGGGACGAAAAGTTTTGCGTTTTCTTAAAATTGCCTTTGATCGTCGTTTACTGTTCTCAATTGGACGATCAGTGACCACGGGACGCGAAGATGTGGTAATATGGAATAGTGTGGACCATAAAACCCAATTCAATATGTTTCCAGATCCAACATATTTGCAACGCACCATGCAACAGTTGGTCCACCTAGGAGTGACTGACTAA
- the LOC6641197 gene encoding alanine--glyoxylate aminotransferase, whose protein sequence is MEVPPPLVLKRPLYVPSKTLMGPGPSNCSQRVLDAMSNPILGHMHPECLQIMDEVREGIKYIFQTLNDATMCISGSGHSGMEAALCNLIEEGDVVLLGITGVWGHRAGDMARRYGGDVRYIEANFGRSLSLEEIKFAFDTHRPRVFFVAQGDSSTGILQSQLREIGELCRQYECFLVVDVVASLGGTAFLMDEWKVDVAYTGSQKALGGPAGLTPISFSKRALTHIKQRKTKSKVYYFDILLIGQYWGCYGTPRIYHHTISSTLLYGLREALAHFCAMGLGAVVRRHQECSTRLQLGIEELGLEMFIPREEDRLPTVNTIKIPFGVDWKKVADYAMRKYNLEISGGLGPTVEHVFRIGLMGENATLEKVDMVLSILHEAIQSIKLRSERSKI, encoded by the exons atggAAGTACCACCGCCCCTTGTTCTTAAGCGTCCTCTCTATGTGCCCAGCAAAACTCTAATGGGTCCTGGTCCATCGAACTGTTCACAACGTGTGCTGGATGCCATGAGCAATCCAATTCTAGGACATATGCATCCCGAGTGTCTACAG ATCATGGATGAAGTAAGAGAGGGAATCAAGTACATTTTCCAAACACTTAACGATGCCACCATGTGCATAAGTGGATCCGGGCACAGCGGAATGGAGGCAGCCTTGTGCAATCTTATAGAGGAGGGCGACGTCGTGCTATTGGGCATCACGGGAGTTTGGGGACATCGAGCTGGAGACATGGCCAGACGATACGGCGGCGATGTGCGCTATATTGAGGCGAATTTTGGACGTTCCCTTAGCCTGGAGGAGATCAAATTTGCATTCGATACGCACAGGCCACGCGTTTTCTTTGTAGCTCAAGGGGATTCCTCCACGGGCATTCTGCAGAGTCAGCTACGTGAGATTGGAGAACTTTGTCGGCAATATGAATGCTTCTTGGTTGTCGATGTGGTGGCCTCGCTGGGTGGCACCGCCTTTCTAATGGACGAATGGAAGGTGGATGTGGCCTATACCGGCTCACAGAAGGCGCTAGGCGGTCCGGCCGGCCTGACCCCCATTTCGTTCAGTAAACGTGCTCTGACCCACATAAAACAGAGGAAGACCAAGTCGAAGGTCTACTACTTTGATATTTTGCTCATTGGCCAGTATTGGGGCTGCTATGGCACACCACGTATCTACCATCACACCATCTCGTCCACATTGTTGTACGGACTACGCGAAGCCCTGGCCCATTTCTGTGCCATGGGCTTGGGGGCAGTTGTGAGGCGTCATCAGGAGTGTTCCACGCGCCTTCAGCTGGGCATAGAAGAGTTGGGTCTGGAGATGTTCATTCCTCGGGAAGAGGATCGTTTGCCCACGGTCAATACAATCAAAATACCatttggtgtagactggaaGAAGGTTGCCGACTATGCCATGCGGAA ATATAATCTCGAAATAAGCGGCGGATTGGGTCCGACTGTTGAGCATGTCTTCCGAATTGGCCTAATGGGAGAGAATGCCACTTTGGAGAAAGTGGACATGGTTCTCAGCATACTCCACGAGGCCATACAGAGCATTAAACTGAGATCCGAACGTTCTAAAATCTAA